A stretch of DNA from Juglans microcarpa x Juglans regia isolate MS1-56 chromosome 5D, Jm3101_v1.0, whole genome shotgun sequence:
atatatatatatatatatatatatgtgcgcgCGCACGCGTGCAAAACAAAATGACATTGgaatatataaaaagatgaaaattgaaaccaTATGTCCTCTTTatcttttatgtttgtgttttttttttttcaataaactaCCTAGCACCCGCCACATTAATTGAGTAAAGTGAATGGTATAACTCTGAAGCTAagtaatatcatttctctttctcttatGTAAAACAATGGAATGATTACAAATCCGGACATGTCCTAACCAAAAAtgggaaatatataaaaattgaacACAAAAGATGACAAGGCTTTTATATTTGTCCAGTGTAATTAGATTTTACACTTAAAAGATGTCGTCTTTACCTTTAAGAAAGAACCAAAGTGTTTTGTTCGGtagaaaagaaaagcatttaGATCGACCAAAGAGCAAAGCAGCTAAAGAAGAAGGAATGACACCACATTCCttcctttatattatttttgtgggaTGATTACTATCTCCCAATAATACGGCTTTTTGATCCAAAAAAATATCCCAAACACCTACATCCACGGCATGTCCCAATCAGAGCTAGTGCTGACGTAACCCCGTGGCCCCCACATCGGCTTGGGGATTCGCGTCCCCAAAGAAAACGAGTTGTCCTTTGGGTCCCTTGCTAGCCAatctccttccctccctcgctTTTAACCGTGCGATTAGAAAAGCAAACGACCTTGCGCCAAGAGCCCCCCCATACACATAAAAGCTCACACTCTTTTCTCTCCCACTCACTGAGATTTCAACGCCCTCACAGAACTCCGTTTCCCCCGTCATCGCCGGTTCTTTCCTTTCCGGCGCTCGGAGGGACAAGACTTTTACGCTTGATTCATAGGTTTCGTTTCTCTTGCGGTAATTCTTTTCTTTGCTTGTAATCTACGTTGGCTTGAGATTTTTTGTGACTCTGCCTCCACTGACTATTACGTTTCGGATCTTTGTCAGAACCGACGAGTTTTTGCGAGAATTCTACTCTCCGGGACCtgcattcccccccccccccccttttgtTGAGGTAAGCCGCTCTAGTCTTCGAGGAACGGTGATCTCATCTTTGGCTTGTGCGTTTCTGTTTTCTTTATGATCCGTTTGGTTGTTTGGAAACTGGAGGAAAATATACGAGGAGAATGGATTCTTGCATTCTTACAAAAGGCCTGTTTTATTTGAACAACTTTCCGGTAGATAATGCAGGACTTCGTTACATATTTTACGgtgctttttattttcatcagctttctcagcaaccaaacagagctagaatttacatatatatattttaatatttgagatGTGATAAAGAGATCTTGATTTGATATTTATCTGATATTTTGAtcgatgtttttttttttttttggatctttGAGTTTCTTGATTTggctcccatattttttttttacccatgGTTTTATTTCAATCTTGGAGAATATTTGCAAATGGGAGCCGGGAGGGTGGTAGGGAGAATTACATTTTCTTTAGTTAACGTATCaggcttagaaaaaaaattgataaccgtatcagagggtttttttttttttttttttttttttttttttttttttttttaactaacaaGCTATTGCGATGTCTGAAGCACTGCTCGAAGAAGATTCAATTTCTGTATCAAAGGAAGCAATTTTCTGTTTCTGATTAAGCATATATGAATTAACCTAAATCAGTAGAGAAAATTGGATAACAAGCAGAAGCTTGTCTTCAATTCATCATTTCTTTCATGACTTTATTTAGAAACTTGTGTCTTTAGTGTGGCAGCCcgatattttcttttctggtaCATATGTCTTCGAGATGGGTACCTTTTGTTGTGAAAAAACCAACGACAATGGGAAACAAGTGAAAGCAAACACAAGCAAATCAATCACACGATATAAAATTAACGTAGTTCGATAACGTGACTACATCCACAGAGTTGTAGAGGATTTTATTATACTGAGGAAtcacaaaatacattttggaGCGAAATCACACTGTTCAGAACACTTGGAGCACGCTAAACTGTTCATTAAGTACATACTTATAATGTCATATGgcagaaattttaattttcacttttctatgTTATTCACTCGAGTGGAGTGTCGAGGGCAtttcgagcgaactctctgtccgagtttcgctcgagcgacTTATCAAGCAAACTCTTTGTTCGTGCTTCGCTCGAGCCACCTATTGAGCGGGTGTCAAGCAAATTTTTTGCCTAGCTCTTTTTCGATGGCTAACAGTGccaaaatttttttccaagGGCCTATCGGTCCAAGCCTACGCTCCATGGCCCAACCTCTTTGAAAATCCTTCTAAAAATCATAACTCATCGTTGTCAGGTTGAGTCATCAAATCACTCAACCTGACACACCAACAAAATCAGGCTTCACAAACCCaacactttttcctttttatttttcaacaaaGATTCTTATAGAAGTGTTATTAGAGAGCTCAGCAAAAGCATGAAAACTCTCTATTTGAGAAAGACGCTAGAGATACAATCATACAATAGAACATAGATACcagctttgtttttttaaatgtacaagTCAAACAGTTAAGTTCTTTGATGGAATAGCAAATACTTGGAAATTAGCCTTAAAATAATTGTACCCAATGTCTCAACATCGGCTCAAGATCACACCAGGAAGAAAATGAGACGATAGGAGGATAAAATCTCAGCTCGGGTTGAAGTGTTAAAATAATTGGGTGAAAGAACTCAACGGACTTTGCTTGCTTGAGTAAATTTAGTGTCAGGAAGTATGCACTGGTTCACTGATGGGTCCACCTTGACATGTTAACTACTGATGCCAGCATTCACGTTCAATCTTAGTGAAGATGGTGCTGCTCATTTTCTCTGTCAATCCCTTCAATCTTAGAAGAATAAGAAGCCAAAAAAGTGTTCATATATATCATTTCCAAACGGGATATGAATGAATTATTCTCTCATAGTCAAGAAAAGAAGAGACATGCATATATTTGGAAATTCTAATTTcgttgtatataaattatataatgttTACTTGATATTAGAACGGCATGGTAGTTTTGAGCGGTGGATCGGCAACATAAAATATACACTACTCTTATACTTACCATAATTCTTGAGATGGTCAGCAAGATTTGTGCAGTTGATAAATTAGAAACTCcccactttattattattttttttcctattaacCAGAAAATCGATGATGAGGTTCTGAATgggtaaaatatataaatgtcattGTACTTGATCGGACAGTCAAGACTTTCttgttttgttctgttttttgtACAATGGCCTAAAATGCCTTggcttttttaatattatattttttcccctcatttctctttttaagttTGATTACAGCAGCTAATTTGATTCCTATGCTCAGCAGCAGCTGCTTTGTGAACTTTTCGCGTAATAAGAGTGCAATAGTGAGCAAGATCCTCTTCTGGGGCATGCGCTGGAAGCTAATTTGTGTCAATGAAGCTTGGGAATATTTGATTCATGCCATCTAGTGTACATCCAAATAATGAGTTCCTAAGACCTACCAGAGAAATGGTAATCAGTTCAGAAcgaaaaaagaattcaaaacaggaaaaaaactGTAAGATAGTGAAGCAGAGGGTTCCATCACCCCAAGCAAGTCGAAGTCCAAAGTGCCAAGACAAGTTAGAAGTCCGAGTGAAATCTTCAGGAACTGGTCAGAGGTCATTTGTCAAGGTAAATACAAGTAAAGAAGATGAGCTTGTCAAGTACATGTCAAATTTGCCAGGTTATCTCCAGCGTGCTGAGAGAGGAGAAAACAACCAAGATAAAGCTTTGAATTTTGGGGTTCTAGATTGGGCACAACTAGAAAAATGGAACTACAAGCAAAACCGAATCCCTGCAAGAGGAGGTGATAATGCACTATGCAGAAGCTGTGATTTATCGTTAAAAGCAGCTGATGGGTCATCTACCTTTCCTAGTAAAGTCCATAGCAAGATGTCTTCCGAGCGACACCCTTTGCCTCATCCTAGTCTCGACTCTTCTCACAAGGATGGCCATCCTCAAGATGCCAAACTGTCCGACCTGAATACCATACAATTTCATGATTTTGAGACTGCTTCCAAGAGCAACATGGATGGGCAGCAAAAGGTACCCTGGACATATAAGTCTTTTAGCAGAAGTTGCTCCGATATAATGCTTGATAAGGGGAAGAGAAAAGATTTAAATCATATGATTACTTCAGAAATGGGAAATTCTGCAACTAGCTCAGGAACTAATGGGATCTCTCTCAGTCGGAAGTACGATGCAAGTGCTTGGGATGGTGAAGCTAAGAAGAGCATAAAAGAGTTGCAAGATTCAGATATTAAGAGAAAAGATGGAGATAAGAAAATTCCCTCAGAAATACGATCATCGCATTCAGATTGGAGAAGTCATGGTTTCTCTCTTCATTCAAAGGAGAAGCTGGGTGCTGGCAGAGGGGAAAATAGGAAGAGGATAGAGGAGTTAGAACAATCAGATATAAATCTCTTTAATCTATGTTCCCCGGGTGAGCACACCAACATTGTCCTCCTACCAAAAGAGTTAtcccaaaatcaaatttcagaagtattccaactttcacaacCCAGAGAATCCAAGAAAAAGTCATCTGAGGCAATGAGGAGCAGTTTTCCAGAAGAAGTATGCCAACTTTCACAACCCAGAGAATCCAAGAAAAAGTCATCTGAGGCACTGAGGAGCAGTTTTTCAGGTAACTTTTCTGGTAAGGATGTTCACTCTGAAGTAATCTGTTCTGATGTTCCACACTCGTGCCCACTGCCTTCTGGAGAGACCGATCCCACATCAGACATGATACCAGATAGCCTGATCAATGCTCAGCATAATAAGCTTTCATCTGTTGCATCGCTCATATCCAAATTCCCAAACAAGACATCGAAGATTCTTCCTAAAGGCATATATGCAGAAGGAAAGGACTTAGACATCAAGCTTAATAATTCAGATGTTCATACTGCAAAAGCAGCGGATGAAGAAACCACAGTGCTGGACACTAAAAAAGACAGAAATCCATCACCCAATCACCGGTTTAGGTTCATCACCTTGGGTCGTCTGGGTAGAAGTTTCAGTTTCAAGGAGGGTTCATCTGTACCGAAGTTGAGCTCCTCAAATGCTAGTGTCAAGTCTGGTCCCGTGAGGTCTGAATCTTCTGCATGTTTGGATACTTCAATCAGAGAGAAGCCAAATGTTCCTAACAGAGCTAAGTCCAGCCCTTTAAGAAGGTTATTTGATCCCATACTGAGGTACAAGGTAGCAAATTCACTGCATTCTGCTGAAACCCCTCAGCCAGTGAAAGCAAGTTTAGATTTCATCAGCTCTAGCCCATCTAGAGTCTGTCACTCACTTCAAAAGGAGAAGCGTGAGGCATCGAACATCCAAGCCCTTTTGCAACTCAGGGTAAAGAATGGGCTACCTTTGTTTAAGTTTGGGGTTGAGAACGACAGAAACATTCTTGCTGCCACCATGAAAAATTTGATTTCATCAGGGAAGGATGACTCAGGCGGAAATTATACATTTTACTCTGTTAATGAAATTACAAAGAAAAGTGGTGGCTGGATAAGTCAAGGAAGCAAAAGGGATAGTTGTGGCTACGTCTATAATGTAGTTGGTCAGATGAAGGCCTCCGGCACTTGCTTCTCTGATTTGAGCGGACCGAATTCCCACAACGATTATATGGTCAGAAAATCTGTCTTGTTGGGTGTTGAGCCAATGCAGGAAGATCAGGAACCATTGAAGTTCACGCCAAAAAGGGAACTTGCAGCTGTTGTTGTCAAGATCCCTTTTAAAAACTTAAGCCCTGGTGGAATGAAGAGTGATAAAGAGTTGATGGAGAAGCTCTGCATGACGTGTTTGCCAGAAGGCAGATGCTCTTGcaacttcaaagaaaaaaaaaacttagatgGTATTACAGTTATACTTCCAGGCGCTGTACATGGACCACCAAACATAGGAGAGCCTTCGCCACTGATTGATCGCTGGGATGGATCATGTGACTGTGGAGGTTGGGATATTGGCTGCAAGCTGCATGTTCTTTCCAACCAGAACCGAAGCAGTAGGATTCATGTGACATCCAAAGCTTGCCCTATTTTGGACAATGTTGAACTTTTTGTCCAGGTACTGCTTTTATATCTAGGCTTCTGTTTTATCTGCAAGTGTtcacatattacaattaactgTAAATATTGTACTAATGTTCAGGAAGAACCCAGGAGAGCACGCCCTTCTTCAGATTGACGCCAATGAAGGATGGAATCTACACGATTGAATTCAACTCATCGATCTCTTTCTTACAATCCTTCTTCATTTGTGTCGCCATTTTAAGCTGTAATAGACCAATGGACTCCCAGCAACAACCAAGATATCTGAGGAACAAGTTTTCAAGGAGCCCTTTCTGAATGAGGATGGTAGAATACAGAGAAGAGCGGCTGCAAAATATGCTCCAAGTCCGCCTCTTTCCCCTGTTGGAAGGGTCTAGTTTCAGGTAAGGAACCTGCCATCTAGCTGTCAATCCTCTTCAAAATAGCTAAAGAGTAAAGAGGCATTGAGAGAATTCCCCGAATTCCCCAAACTCAGATGTCTTTTCGTTTTCGACCATTGTATCAGTACCTGCAGCGAAGTTTGATAAAGGACACTATAAACTGGACTGCCTGTGCTGTTCTGGCGGAATTGTAGTTTTGTGTTGGTTTTACTACTGCACCAACATCACCATTGTACAAAAAGCAAGTGTCATCAGCTATACAAGTACAACATAGCCACTTAAAGGAGAACTCTAAAACTACTGTATGCTCGTTAAAAGGTAGAACACTGAACGTAATGCCATACTTTTCTAGGCATGCACAGTTCTGTATAAATGCTCCATTCTCTCTTTTAATAATGCGAGGTCTTTTCTATGGAATGCTTGCCTCAAGATATCCGATTTGCTAATATCATTGTACAGCCTTGGGGTACTAGATCAggatttgcaatttttttatttgttggtcTTTGTGGTAACTAgtgttggagagagagagagagtgcaattcaaattcaagcaaaattgcaaaaagaaacagaaatatTTTTGCTCATAAGCTATAAATTGAGATGGGTTTCACAAATCAATAGGTGAAGCATGATGAATACAGATAAACCATTGACCATCAATCCTCTCAAATACATTTGTAGCAAACTGTACACCCCATTTGCTACCTTCAGTCTTAACGAATTCCCTGCAAGTAACATACCCTACATCCCCCTTAACATGAACCCTCACATCCTTCAGTTGAATCTCTAGTGGGAATTCATAGTCCGCCCATACGAACTCCCAACTTTCCATAACATCATCATGACCCGATATCCCATTTGCACCTGGGTGTACAACACAGACCTCGTCGCCTTTGGCCAAAGCTTTTGCATAGCAGCTAAATCCCCAGTTTTGAATGAGTCGTAAAATCGAGCATTTGCTAGCAATACTGATGTCTTGCTATCCTCATGGAGATTTTTAAGGCTATCCCTAATTTTTGCTGCTTCAACATAGTTTTCCTCAGCGATGGCAATCTGCAGCTCCCGCTCTAAGGCTTGTTCATCCATTGTAATGCTTTCACCGCCTAAGGGATCCTGTGTGTCCTCTCTCTTCCCTTGACATGGTCTCGTTGAGACCAAACTGGAATCTTGTTGAAATAATTCTGCACTAAGCACATAGAGTTAGAAATGCACAAAACTTGGGTAGTGTAACCATTAATTATGAGTACAAGCTTACAGGGGCATTGAAGACAATAAATAGAATGCCAAAGCATCTGACTTACTGGATCTTCCAGTTTGCAAACTGAGGTGACGACAACCAGGCAAGACCTGTACCCTATGTCTTCGACCAAAGGGTTTAACTAAAACTACACCACATTGCTTCAGGGAAGATTCCGAAAGATGATGAAGTGTAGCAAAACTATTGACAAATGAACACGGCAAGCTATAAACTTCTCTGATGGTAGAAGCAATACCCTATAGAAGTAAACGTTAGGACACTGAGTGACAGAAACTCATAAAAGTGCTGTGGACAACAAACAAATGTTGAGAGGCAGAAACTTTGGACTTAATTGTCTTACATATCATTTTTCACACGAAGAAACCATCTGCTTCATATATGCAATTTGAGTAATCTAATTTTAGTATCAACTTAGGTAAAcctttatttaatatataatgagAAATGATGGTTCAATGCGCAAACGTAacgcaatcactttgaaaaaagtgaataaatatgagaatcacttcaaaaaaattaatttttcaacaaCCCTTAAACTCTCAATATGAGTGAGTATTCATCAATTTCAACCTCAACCACGATATTTAATCAAGCCACAACTGCAGTACTTGAGAAAGCCGTTAAGCACTTGTTCAAGTTTAAACATTTTATACTTTCTTCCTCATCTCGTACTTACCAAAAGCCAGAAGTATAtgtatttacaatattttccaAACCCTACTGCCACAAAGATAGAAAATTCGAAAGTGGGTTTTTCCTAGAACAAGAAACTTAAACATGTCAATAAACCCAGAAAAGTTATCTCAAGGAAATTACTCAATTTAGCTTCGGATAAGTTATAACAGCAAGTATGACGATAAGCACTTGAGCCAAACGAACCATGAATTTAAACTCCCAAGCAAAGTAAAAGATTAGAGGAGGAAACGCAGAACTCACGTTATAGCAGAAGCTAGACCCATGAAGCGGCATGATTAAGGGACTGATTATAGAGAGGCCAAGAATTATGAGGAAGAATTAGGATCGGGGTTTTTGAACTGTCCCATTCAGAGGACTAGGACtgctattttagtatttatccACTCGGAGATCATGAGCGAAAACTTTGGATGTCGGCAAGGGAACGAAGGCCATTTGAGGAAGATTGAAGAGGGAAAATAGGCTGGGCTGGATAGTCGGTGGAACAGAAAAAGAGCTGGAgtgggctgggctgggctgggctgggctgaatgaatgaatgggtCTAATGGATTTTCAATGatttggatattaagaatatttaaagtattctcgtaatatttcactattatttattattttattattattttttacctactttttattattattcattattattaaatattttattattacttttttactacaaTTAACAGAATAGTTGATGTATTCTCACCACCCACACAAacttcaataaaattaaaattcaattttatcgAAGGGGCAtgcttaatataatatattaaattgtaaaactcaTCTATtgtgaaatgataaaatattattaaaatattatttattattattttgagatttgaaaaaattaaattctttattatattttgtattgaaatttaaaaaaattataataatgagttaaaataaattgaaatggatTTACTTTCCAAATAAAGCCATAATGTATGACATTAAAggtatatcagtttataaattttctttcgTAAGATCTTTTTGTAGATCTAGCGCCTTCCATTTTGTAAGATAGTTCTCGAAATTTTgagcattattttttaaacaaataagtTAGCCAggttttgtgaaaaatattaaatattgtaaagcTCACATGTCAATTCGGATAGAAAATTAGAACAGATCTTTAATTTTAAGGCATCGATTAGAttgtgaaagtgtttcatctcattttatctcatcacatcattacaactttttcaaattacacaaaatataataaacaattcaatattttcaattatcaaaataataataatattaaaaaataatattttaataatattttattcaactttcaacttttatctcaactcatcttatttcaacaCACTATCTAAAGAGCACCGCCAAGATtgcaacaatttatttttaatgctaTAATCTAGTATGTGAAGCGAAAGGCATGCAAAAGCATGTCGTTTTCTTATGAAAGAAGAGGCGAAGGTCTCCAAGTATTAAGAGAAACTTCCTAGACATAGCTACGATTCAATATTTCAGCCAAGTTAATAACCTCCAAAACATTGTAAAGATTCTCTGCTTTTAACTTTTGGGGTTAACAAACATTGTAAGATATAGAAAGTACCTTTtccaaacaatattaatatcatgATGTCTGGCCATCTCCATCGCCCTTGTTGCACCTCAGATGCTCCAAATAAACCGCAGGATATCCtaggtttttctttctttttaaattagtttataacTTAATTGAAGAGTTATGATCTAATCGCGACCTTCtgataatattagttataataaaataaatataaagaaaataagagtgttacaaaagaaagaagatgaagtatCCAATAATATCTCTGAAATATCGAATTAATTGCatgttttatcatattttttaggCTTTTCGTTTGATGAGGGTGTCAGAGGTATCCATGTAATTGAGACTTCTCAACTGGCTTTATTAGTACATTGACATTGGttttatcaaattcatcttcaaaatttattaaaaagtatatattttttataattttaaaacctCTATATCTATAAatttacattagattagtcattagattcatcaaaataataatataatattattttttaataataatattttaatttttttttcatattttgtaattacacTATCTAAAGAAAACCTAAcgattaataattaaagatt
This window harbors:
- the LOC121265228 gene encoding uncharacterized protein LOC121265228: MPSSVHPNNEFLRPTREMVISSERKKNSKQEKNCKIVKQRVPSPQASRSPKCQDKLEVRVKSSGTGQRSFVKVNTSKEDELVKYMSNLPGYLQRAERGENNQDKALNFGVLDWAQLEKWNYKQNRIPARGGDNALCRSCDLSLKAADGSSTFPSKVHSKMSSERHPLPHPSLDSSHKDGHPQDAKLSDLNTIQFHDFETASKSNMDGQQKVPWTYKSFSRSCSDIMLDKGKRKDLNHMITSEMGNSATSSGTNGISLSRKYDASAWDGEAKKSIKELQDSDIKRKDGDKKIPSEIRSSHSDWRSHGFSLHSKEKLGAGRGENRKRIEELEQSDINLFNLCSPGEHTNIVLLPKELSQNQISEVFQLSQPRESKKKSSEALRSSFSGNFSGKDVHSEVICSDVPHSCPLPSGETDPTSDMIPDSLINAQHNKLSSVASLISKFPNKTSKILPKGIYAEGKDLDIKLNNSDVHTAKAADEETTVLDTKKDRNPSPNHRFRFITLGRLGRSFSFKEGSSVPKLSSSNASVKSGPVRSESSACLDTSIREKPNVPNRAKSSPLRRLFDPILRYKVANSLHSAETPQPVKASLDFISSSPSRVCHSLQKEKREASNIQALLQLRVKNGLPLFKFGVENDRNILAATMKNLISSGKDDSGGNYTFYSVNEITKKSGGWISQGSKRDSCGYVYNVVGQMKASGTCFSDLSGPNSHNDYMVRKSVLLGVEPMQEDQEPLKFTPKRELAAVVVKIPFKNLSPGGMKSDKELMEKLCMTCLPEGRCSCNFKEKKNLDGITVILPGAVHGPPNIGEPSPLIDRWDGSCDCGGWDIGCKLHVLSNQNRSSRIHVTSKACPILDNVELFVQEEPRRARPSSD